One Meiothermus cerbereus DSM 11376 DNA window includes the following coding sequences:
- a CDS encoding ParB/RepB/Spo0J family partition protein, which produces MEKMFREAMGLAKEVSSLGQGLTLPLTSLRTHAQPRRHFGSLEELAESIRRQGILQPLLVRPVGEGHYEIVAGERRYRAAQMVGLSEVPVHILEISEHEARLLALVENLQREDLNPYEETLGLLDLLSQELSRSREEVVTLLHQMRNERRGKSTHNVMGNPETMRVEEIFRVLGRMTWESFVQNRLPLLRLPEDLREALEAGTISYTVALELKKVKDGERRAELLEEVKAGLSLRDLKTRVRDALQKGRPVLIWHREAAKKLAKLDLDRLPAEKRVEVEERLRALLEVLE; this is translated from the coding sequence ATGGAGAAGATGTTCAGGGAGGCTATGGGGCTTGCAAAAGAGGTCTCGAGCCTGGGTCAGGGTCTCACCCTTCCCCTAACCTCCCTGCGAACCCATGCACAGCCCAGGCGGCATTTTGGGAGCCTGGAGGAGCTGGCGGAGTCGATCCGGAGGCAAGGCATCTTGCAACCACTGCTGGTGCGCCCGGTGGGGGAGGGCCACTACGAGATCGTGGCCGGCGAGCGGCGCTACCGGGCAGCCCAGATGGTCGGATTGAGCGAGGTGCCTGTGCACATCCTGGAGATTTCGGAGCACGAGGCCCGCTTGCTGGCCCTGGTTGAGAACCTTCAGCGCGAGGACCTTAACCCATATGAGGAGACCCTGGGGCTGCTGGATCTGCTTTCGCAGGAGCTATCGCGGAGCAGGGAAGAGGTGGTGACCCTCCTGCACCAGATGCGCAATGAACGCCGGGGAAAATCTACCCATAACGTTATGGGTAACCCCGAAACCATGAGGGTTGAGGAAATTTTTCGGGTGCTGGGCCGCATGACCTGGGAATCCTTCGTACAGAACCGCCTACCCCTGCTCAGGCTGCCGGAAGACCTGAGGGAGGCCCTTGAGGCAGGCACGATTTCCTACACAGTGGCCTTGGAGCTCAAGAAGGTCAAGGATGGCGAAAGGCGCGCCGAGCTGCTGGAGGAAGTTAAGGCCGGACTCTCGTTGCGTGATTTGAAAACCAGGGTGCGCGACGCTCTGCAGAAGGGGAGACCGGTGCTTATCTGGCATAGGGAAGCTGCAAAAAAGCTGGCTAAGCTTGATCTGGATAGATTACCTGCAGAAAAGCGTGTAGAAGTAGAGGAGCGATTAAGGGCGTTGCTAGAAGTACTGGAATGA
- a CDS encoding AAA family ATPase — translation MKQERLIPLPEYARLTGTPETTIRLHLKEGRIRGVRLGRYWYIPMEVEVETETARARVFTFFTHAGGAGKTSLARDLGFELASRGYRVLLVDADPQANLTAWMGMDPGEVEDRETLISVVHDKGFPDPRRAIIQGVALDLVPANMNLAMAEVMVPTKNLGMVLLRTALYESGLLDRYDFVLVDSPPSLGSIAAMSALAGEGLIVPVETSAKGMQALKGVLEVSKDYLRTLLALRLLSPTQAGFIRLLVPTKYDSRTVQDRKMKLLLEEASRVGPLAPPIAYRPAPYKEAIDQGLPVQAVSDEKVHEEMKALAQAFLQSLGLEHKEVSQWA, via the coding sequence ATGAAACAGGAGCGTTTGATTCCTCTGCCCGAGTATGCGCGGCTGACAGGAACGCCCGAGACTACCATCCGTCTTCACCTGAAAGAGGGGCGAATTCGCGGTGTACGGCTGGGGCGTTACTGGTATATACCCATGGAAGTGGAGGTTGAAACCGAGACTGCAAGGGCGCGGGTCTTCACCTTCTTTACCCACGCCGGGGGTGCGGGCAAAACCAGCCTGGCCCGTGACCTGGGGTTTGAGCTGGCCTCGAGGGGGTACCGGGTGCTTCTGGTGGATGCCGACCCTCAGGCCAACCTGACAGCCTGGATGGGGATGGATCCCGGTGAGGTGGAGGATCGGGAAACCCTTATCTCTGTGGTTCATGATAAGGGTTTCCCCGACCCGCGCCGGGCCATCATCCAGGGGGTGGCCCTGGATCTGGTTCCCGCCAACATGAACCTGGCCATGGCCGAGGTCATGGTGCCCACGAAAAACCTGGGCATGGTATTGCTGCGAACCGCTCTGTACGAGAGCGGCCTTCTGGATCGCTACGATTTTGTGCTGGTGGACTCCCCTCCCTCTCTGGGCTCCATCGCAGCCATGTCCGCGCTGGCCGGTGAAGGGCTCATTGTACCAGTGGAGACGAGCGCCAAGGGAATGCAGGCGCTGAAGGGGGTGCTCGAGGTGAGCAAAGACTATCTCCGCACCCTGCTGGCCTTGCGCCTCCTCTCCCCTACCCAGGCTGGGTTCATTCGTCTGCTGGTGCCTACCAAGTATGATTCGCGCACGGTCCAGGACCGCAAGATGAAACTCCTTCTTGAGGAGGCCTCAAGGGTGGGCCCGCTTGCACCACCTATTGCCTACCGGCCAGCCCCGTACAAAGAGGCCATAGACCAGGGTTTGCCCGTACAGGCTGTGAGCGACGAAAAGGTACATGAGGAGATGAAGGCGCTGGCCCAGGCCTTTCTCCAGTCCCTGGGTTTAGAGCACAAGGAGGTTAGCCAATGGGCGTAA